The following proteins are encoded in a genomic region of Bufo bufo chromosome 11, aBufBuf1.1, whole genome shotgun sequence:
- the CHURC1 gene encoding protein Churchill isoform X1 — translation MCGGCVQQEYPDRGHTCLETGSFLMNYASCAKCNTRDFVLITNKTADEEDGEEIITYDHMCKNCHHVIAKHEYTFSVVDEYQEYSMLCMLCGRAEDSVSVLPDDPRQMASLF, via the exons ATGTGTGGAGGCTGCGTGCAGCAGGAGTACCCGGACCGG GGTCACACGTGTCTGGAGACGGGATCCTTTCTAATGAATTATGCAAGTTGTGCAAAGTGCAATACACGAGACTTCGTGCTCATCACCAATAAGACAGCGGATGAAGAGGACGGGGAAGAGATTATTACCTATGATC ATATGTGCAAAAATTGTCACCATGTAATTGCAAAGCACGAGTATACCTTCAGTGTGGTGGATGAATATCAG GAGTACAGCATGCTCTGCATGCTGTGTGGGAGAGCAGAGGACTCTGTCAGTGTCCTGCCCGATGACCCGCGACAGATGGCGTCACTCTTCTAG
- the CHURC1 gene encoding protein Churchill isoform X2, producing the protein MCGGCVQQEYPDRGHTCLETGSFLMNYASCAKCNTRDFVLITNKTADEEDGEEIITYDHMCKNCHHVIAKHEYTFSVVDEYQVRSVLYEKSLSTWRLSVS; encoded by the exons ATGTGTGGAGGCTGCGTGCAGCAGGAGTACCCGGACCGG GGTCACACGTGTCTGGAGACGGGATCCTTTCTAATGAATTATGCAAGTTGTGCAAAGTGCAATACACGAGACTTCGTGCTCATCACCAATAAGACAGCGGATGAAGAGGACGGGGAAGAGATTATTACCTATGATC ATATGTGCAAAAATTGTCACCATGTAATTGCAAAGCACGAGTATACCTTCAGTGTGGTGGATGAATATCAGGTACGGAGCGTATTGTATGAGAAATCACTCAGCACGTGGCGTCTTTCTGtctc ttaa